A genomic segment from Thermococcus sp. encodes:
- a CDS encoding TrkH family potassium uptake protein: MRIKAVLSLLGEIVVLLGLTLILPMIVALTSGTSVKPFLIPMVISLGLGLFLRTLDRNPEIGTKEAFLLVSLAWLVVAVIGALPYVISGKSSLADPVNALFESMSGFTTTGATVLDNFNEPSKAILFWRQLTQWLGGMGIVVLAIAILPRLSVGGAELMSLEAPGPQLQKLTPHIRQTARIFWGIYIGLTLLETAILVLLHYLGLAPRMTPYMALVHAFTTMSTGGFSPLAASIEAFSPAVQWVIIVFMILAGANFALFWYLLRRDFRIRKNEEFRVYVLILIGLSTILVPMLVNQYGFSLSTAFRQALFQVTSIVTTTGYATMNFANWTLPAQAVLFFAMFIGGSSGSTAGSIKVVRWIIGIKAIKRELLQAFHPSAVKSIELGGKPVEERSVRGALAFIALYFVIFFVSSLVVVINGTTNGANLTLADSMSAVAATLGNIGPGIGAVGPMANYLVFPPSTRILMFFLMWLGRLEIVTALVLFTKSYWKW, encoded by the coding sequence ATGAGGATTAAAGCCGTGTTGTCCCTCCTCGGAGAGATAGTTGTTCTCCTCGGGCTCACGTTAATCCTGCCGATGATTGTCGCCCTGACCAGTGGAACATCGGTAAAGCCCTTTTTGATTCCCATGGTGATAAGCCTTGGCCTCGGGCTCTTTCTCCGCACCCTCGATAGAAACCCGGAGATAGGAACCAAGGAGGCTTTTCTCCTAGTATCTCTTGCGTGGCTTGTGGTCGCGGTCATAGGGGCGTTGCCATACGTAATCTCCGGAAAGAGTTCCCTCGCAGACCCGGTAAATGCACTTTTCGAGAGCATGAGCGGGTTCACTACAACAGGAGCGACGGTTCTTGACAACTTCAACGAGCCTTCAAAGGCAATCCTCTTCTGGCGTCAGCTGACCCAGTGGCTCGGGGGAATGGGAATCGTCGTTCTGGCCATAGCGATTCTCCCCCGGCTCAGCGTTGGTGGGGCTGAACTCATGAGCCTCGAGGCCCCCGGGCCACAGCTACAGAAACTCACGCCCCATATACGGCAGACGGCGAGGATATTCTGGGGCATATACATCGGCCTCACTCTCCTTGAAACGGCAATACTTGTCCTGCTCCACTACCTTGGGCTTGCACCGAGAATGACCCCCTATATGGCCCTCGTCCATGCCTTCACAACCATGAGCACGGGAGGGTTTTCCCCGCTCGCGGCTTCAATCGAAGCGTTTTCACCGGCAGTCCAGTGGGTTATCATAGTCTTCATGATACTGGCGGGCGCTAACTTTGCACTCTTCTGGTATCTTCTGAGGAGGGATTTCAGAATCAGGAAAAACGAGGAGTTCCGGGTTTACGTCCTAATACTCATCGGGCTGTCCACCATTCTTGTCCCGATGCTCGTAAACCAGTACGGGTTTTCTTTATCCACTGCTTTCAGGCAGGCCCTCTTTCAGGTAACTTCGATAGTAACGACCACGGGTTATGCGACAATGAACTTCGCCAACTGGACGCTCCCCGCTCAGGCTGTGCTGTTTTTCGCCATGTTCATAGGTGGGTCGAGCGGGTCCACCGCGGGTTCCATCAAGGTTGTTAGGTGGATAATCGGGATTAAGGCGATAAAGAGGGAGCTTCTGCAGGCGTTTCACCCATCGGCCGTGAAGTCGATAGAGCTGGGAGGAAAGCCCGTCGAGGAACGTTCTGTGAGGGGAGCTCTGGCATTCATAGCCCTCTATTTTGTCATCTTTTTTGTCTCGTCTCTAGTTGTGGTAATCAACGGGACAACCAACGGAGCGAACCTCACCCTCGCGGATTCAATGAGTGCCGTTGCGGCAACCCTCGGAAACATAGGGCCCGGCATCGGGGCAGTGGGGCCGATGGCAAACTATCTGGTGTTCCCGCCTTCCACAAGGATTCTCATGTTCTTCCTGATGTGGCTCGGCAGACTGGAGATAGTGACAGCCCTCGTGCTCTTCACGAAAAGCTACTGGAAGTGGTAG
- a CDS encoding NAD-binding protein translates to MIQGDVFDQNLWRGEELNRADLGIACLGEDSHNLLASLIAVKSGVKRVFSIVHEQYFSDIFEKNGIFVVSPEIETAERIVLAIKGEHILGIVSGIPGVTVLAVEIGENLAGKKPDEVGAILGPVLREGETIIPGGNFTLRKGDIATIVVEDERLGELEL, encoded by the coding sequence GTGATTCAGGGAGATGTATTTGACCAGAATCTCTGGCGCGGGGAAGAACTGAACCGGGCGGATTTGGGAATTGCATGTCTCGGAGAAGACAGCCACAACCTCCTCGCGAGCCTCATCGCGGTGAAGTCCGGGGTCAAAAGGGTGTTTTCCATAGTCCACGAACAGTACTTCAGCGATATTTTTGAGAAAAACGGTATATTCGTTGTCAGTCCCGAGATAGAGACCGCTGAAAGAATAGTTCTGGCCATTAAGGGGGAGCACATTCTTGGAATCGTCTCGGGTATTCCCGGAGTGACGGTTCTTGCCGTTGAGATAGGAGAAAACCTCGCCGGCAAAAAACCGGATGAAGTTGGGGCCATTCTCGGACCGGTTCTCAGGGAGGGAGAAACGATAATCCCTGGGGGAAACTTCACCCTCAGGAAGGGGGACATCGCGACAATCGTTGTTGAAGATGAAAGGCTGGGGGAACTTGAACTATGA
- a CDS encoding NAD-binding protein, translating to MKVIVVGAGRVGRRVAEHLSKRHDVTVVDINGRLVDELQYSLDVLAVEGDATLPDTLEEAGVYNADYVIATTNNDNVNIVVCSLAKTLSNPRTIARVKNMEYLRVWGRGREALGVDTMVCAVPLVARSIINVVEYPQIRFLRKLYGELYVGDVLSAPETLWSVEIKGRTLVIGTLDEIRRTYRAQRPQNVLIMGGSETGIFLAEMLSEKVYNVKLVERDEKRAEYASKKARFCPCDSGRCI from the coding sequence ATGAAGGTAATAGTTGTGGGTGCCGGGAGAGTTGGGAGGCGAGTTGCGGAGCACTTATCCAAAAGGCACGATGTAACTGTCGTTGACATAAACGGAAGGCTCGTTGATGAGCTTCAGTATTCCCTTGACGTTCTTGCGGTTGAGGGGGATGCAACCCTGCCCGATACCCTTGAAGAGGCCGGCGTTTATAATGCCGACTACGTGATAGCCACAACCAACAACGATAACGTCAACATCGTTGTCTGTTCACTCGCAAAAACCCTATCGAACCCCAGGACGATTGCAAGGGTCAAAAACATGGAATACCTGCGCGTTTGGGGGCGTGGGAGGGAGGCCCTTGGCGTTGACACGATGGTGTGCGCCGTTCCCCTCGTTGCCCGGAGCATAATAAACGTTGTCGAGTATCCCCAGATACGGTTTCTGAGGAAACTGTACGGAGAGCTCTACGTTGGGGACGTTCTTTCGGCCCCGGAAACCCTCTGGAGTGTCGAGATAAAGGGGAGAACACTCGTAATAGGAACCCTTGACGAGATAAGGAGAACGTACAGAGCCCAGAGGCCACAAAATGTACTCATAATGGGGGGAAGTGAAACGGGAATTTTCTTGGCTGAAATGCTTTCCGAGAAGGTCTACAACGTAAAACTTGTTGAGAGGGACGAGAAAAGAGCTGAATACGCTTCAAAAAAAGCTCGATTCTGTCCTTGTGATTCAGGGAGATGTATTTGA
- a CDS encoding metallophosphoesterase: MSPFSDFEHLSLLIDTSLGKTLLIADPHIGFELSRGLRIRTHLEEKLAEFVLESNADSLVILGDLKEPLGLSFRLKEMLLRFFSTLGDVRVLIAKGNHDGRIEEVAKRFSNVEVREYFLIDGQLFLHGHTKLPRIDFDEAFLGHAHPAYTLKSGGVARKVKVFVRTGKFLVLPTVNPYIEGFDVREGLKLVPFLRNAKKAELFLPEGIYLGAIDV, encoded by the coding sequence ATGTCTCCTTTTTCCGATTTCGAGCATTTATCCCTTTTGATTGATACCTCCCTGGGAAAAACGCTTCTCATTGCGGACCCCCACATAGGGTTTGAGCTCTCACGGGGCCTTAGGATTAGAACGCACTTGGAGGAAAAGCTCGCGGAGTTCGTCCTTGAAAGCAACGCGGATTCCCTGGTAATTCTCGGGGACTTAAAGGAACCGCTCGGCCTGAGTTTCCGCCTGAAGGAGATGTTACTCCGCTTTTTTTCGACACTGGGGGACGTTAGGGTTTTAATCGCAAAGGGCAACCACGATGGAAGGATTGAGGAAGTTGCCAAGCGCTTCTCGAACGTCGAAGTGCGAGAGTATTTTCTAATCGACGGTCAGCTCTTCCTTCACGGCCATACGAAGTTACCCCGGATAGACTTCGATGAGGCCTTCCTTGGCCACGCTCATCCGGCCTACACGCTCAAATCCGGCGGGGTTGCGAGAAAGGTGAAGGTTTTCGTTAGAACCGGAAAGTTCCTCGTCCTGCCGACGGTGAACCCATACATAGAGGGCTTCGACGTCAGGGAGGGGCTGAAGCTCGTCCCGTTTCTGAGGAACGCGAAAAAAGCCGAGCTGTTCCTTCCCGAGGGGATTTACCTCGGAGCCATTGACGTTTGA
- a CDS encoding nitrilase, protein MKVAYIQMEPAFLEPEKNYSKAERLVREAREKGAQLVVLPELFDTGYNFESRDEVESVAGQIPDGPTTEFLVELAREEQVFIVGGTAEKDERGNLYNSAVVVGPLGWGYIGKYRKIHLFNREKLFFKPGNLGFHVFNIGIAKVGVMICFDWFFPESVRTLALKGAEIIAHPSNLVMPYAPRAMPIRALENRVYTVTANRIGEERGLRFIGKSTIASPKAEVLAMGSEDKEEVAVVDVDLSLARDKRINERNDVFKDRRPQYYVL, encoded by the coding sequence ATGAAAGTTGCCTACATCCAGATGGAACCGGCCTTTCTGGAACCAGAAAAGAACTACTCAAAGGCCGAGAGACTCGTGAGGGAAGCGAGGGAAAAGGGGGCCCAGCTGGTCGTTCTTCCCGAGCTCTTTGACACGGGCTACAACTTCGAGAGCAGAGATGAGGTTGAAAGCGTTGCCGGCCAGATTCCCGACGGCCCAACGACGGAGTTCCTCGTGGAGCTCGCTAGGGAAGAGCAGGTTTTCATAGTTGGAGGAACGGCGGAAAAGGACGAGAGGGGAAACCTCTACAATTCGGCCGTTGTGGTGGGCCCGCTCGGCTGGGGCTACATTGGGAAGTATCGCAAAATCCACCTCTTCAACAGGGAAAAGCTCTTCTTCAAGCCCGGAAACCTCGGCTTCCACGTCTTCAACATTGGCATAGCGAAGGTAGGGGTCATGATATGCTTCGACTGGTTCTTCCCCGAGTCAGTTAGGACGCTGGCTTTGAAGGGAGCGGAGATAATAGCCCACCCGAGCAACCTTGTTATGCCCTACGCTCCTAGAGCAATGCCGATTAGAGCCCTGGAAAACCGCGTTTATACAGTAACGGCCAACAGAATCGGGGAGGAGAGGGGCTTGAGGTTCATAGGGAAGAGCACGATAGCCTCACCAAAGGCCGAGGTTCTGGCCATGGGTAGCGAGGATAAAGAAGAGGTCGCCGTCGTTGATGTAGACCTCTCGCTGGCGAGGGACAAGAGGATAAACGAACGCAACGACGTATTCAAGGACAGAAGGCCCCAGTACTACGTCTTGTAG
- a CDS encoding class I SAM-dependent methyltransferase, whose product MEELYRYLRTFMDPKSEVAQNRFIGLRSFFNWAVKENLFPERRKLRILDLCAGTGIAGASLYETLKEWGYEASLTVVDKRKEDLLLVENWTSGEIYGAVMDCLDDLRKLGKFDVALIFGYTMPHFDPFQTAELFRNVARVIENDGVFLLEEMDRFGAFFYRRAYREIVPEVRGEDYTVISLDEGYNPVRGVIRRGYYKLPGWEKIGEIETRYWDLAGLAGIGKALFEEARIIRKSEHGVVNVGDIIYLRGPYKT is encoded by the coding sequence ATGGAGGAGCTCTACCGCTACCTGAGAACGTTTATGGACCCAAAAAGCGAAGTCGCCCAGAACAGGTTCATCGGCTTACGCTCCTTCTTCAACTGGGCCGTCAAGGAGAACCTCTTCCCGGAGAGGAGAAAGCTTAGAATTCTCGACCTCTGTGCGGGAACTGGAATTGCGGGAGCTTCCCTTTATGAGACACTGAAGGAGTGGGGCTACGAAGCTTCCCTTACGGTCGTGGACAAGAGAAAGGAGGACTTGCTCCTCGTTGAAAACTGGACTAGCGGAGAAATCTACGGGGCCGTTATGGACTGCCTCGACGACCTGAGAAAGCTCGGAAAGTTTGACGTGGCTTTAATCTTCGGCTACACGATGCCCCACTTCGACCCGTTTCAAACGGCTGAACTATTCAGAAACGTTGCGAGGGTCATTGAAAACGACGGCGTCTTCCTGCTTGAAGAGATGGACCGCTTCGGGGCCTTCTTTTACAGGAGAGCCTACCGCGAGATTGTGCCGGAGGTAAGGGGCGAGGACTACACGGTAATTTCCCTCGACGAGGGCTACAACCCGGTGAGGGGGGTAATACGGCGTGGCTACTACAAACTGCCCGGCTGGGAGAAGATTGGCGAGATAGAAACGCGCTACTGGGACCTGGCCGGGTTGGCTGGAATCGGAAAGGCCCTCTTTGAGGAGGCAAGGATAATAAGGAAAAGCGAGCATGGAGTAGTTAACGTTGGGGACATAATTTACCTTCGGGGGCCCTACAAGACGTAG
- a CDS encoding DUF1648 domain-containing protein, with product MGLDAFEMFISVTFLLAGLLTLAVRNKQNPFIGVRVGYTYVSKEAWKKANTVGGLFFVFFSLILVGLSLLDASEVTFMLVMVAGLIGGLIVPIAVAKKTYEMEELSMEAPEKPAGRRILVNIRPYLFLQLAFLGVYLLIVALNWDKLPEIIAVHFNASGTPNGFMSRTWGALGVPVLTWGLFFLLTVLGRNPGFSAGRERFSPLGWFEFNTLMSFGTVLVFSAVVLYNAGKLPLKTVSYSIWLLLALAFLGTYRIFTVKGNERV from the coding sequence ATGGGATTGGACGCCTTTGAAATGTTCATCTCAGTTACGTTTCTCTTAGCTGGCCTCCTGACTCTCGCAGTCAGGAACAAACAGAACCCCTTCATCGGGGTTAGGGTGGGCTACACTTACGTCTCAAAAGAAGCATGGAAAAAGGCCAACACAGTTGGAGGGCTGTTTTTTGTATTTTTCTCCCTTATTCTGGTCGGCCTCTCCCTGCTGGACGCATCGGAGGTTACATTCATGCTCGTCATGGTTGCGGGGCTCATTGGAGGTTTAATCGTTCCAATAGCCGTTGCCAAGAAGACCTACGAGATGGAAGAACTGTCAATGGAAGCCCCTGAAAAACCCGCCGGAAGAAGAATACTTGTGAACATCAGGCCTTACCTTTTCCTCCAGCTGGCCTTTCTGGGTGTATATCTCCTCATCGTCGCCCTGAACTGGGATAAACTTCCCGAAATTATTGCGGTTCATTTCAATGCCTCCGGAACTCCGAACGGTTTCATGTCACGGACGTGGGGAGCTCTGGGAGTGCCCGTATTAACATGGGGGCTCTTTTTCCTTCTGACAGTTCTCGGAAGAAACCCGGGCTTTTCCGCTGGAAGGGAGCGGTTCTCACCCCTCGGATGGTTTGAGTTCAACACGCTTATGAGTTTCGGAACCGTTCTGGTGTTCTCCGCGGTTGTTCTGTACAATGCGGGAAAGCTCCCGTTAAAAACGGTGTCTTACTCCATATGGCTCCTTCTGGCCCTTGCATTCCTAGGAACGTACAGGATTTTCACGGTGAAGGGTAATGAGAGGGTATGA
- a CDS encoding PadR family transcriptional regulator encodes MLGNPKERALKKLRKELRSGLYSYLVLSLLEREGELHGYAIRKRLSEVSDGKLVPSEGALYDILKSLKKYKLVEDFWVEVNGRPRKYYRLTDLGREILNELREEVETIIRILERWGDGIGRL; translated from the coding sequence TTGCTCGGGAATCCGAAGGAAAGGGCACTGAAAAAGCTCAGAAAGGAACTCCGCTCTGGCCTATACTCATACCTGGTTCTCTCCCTCCTGGAGAGGGAGGGTGAACTGCACGGCTACGCGATAAGGAAAAGGCTAAGCGAGGTGAGTGATGGCAAACTCGTCCCGAGCGAGGGGGCACTCTACGATATCCTCAAGAGCCTGAAGAAGTACAAGCTCGTCGAGGACTTCTGGGTGGAAGTCAACGGCAGGCCGAGGAAGTACTACCGCCTGACCGACCTCGGAAGGGAAATCTTGAACGAGCTGAGAGAGGAGGTTGAGACTATAATCAGAATCCTTGAAAGGTGGGGTGATGGGATTGGACGCCTTTGA
- a CDS encoding DUF3887 domain-containing protein has product MKRLLALLAFLILLGYVSALTPQEAMMEALKTGNYSLVEPYLGDDMKKLFTEKVFNGIRSELVKEYGPIRGYKLEKTEEKGGYQIYYYRVIAEKGNYTVSVTVKDGKVEGFHFAPGFSPGKAVYPLLGGLLGLLLIWAYLRRFHAGELILGAFLIIPVLVVQPPIQMIPGYLGITNPVVLSLWGGLIAGLVQEPLKYYFSRDKTLGKAAYVGVGFGLGEAIYVAIISAIAGGSLLGLVERTLALLFHTSTTVLFAYSYRNGWGRKALLTMVLVHWVVDSMASYWHVAQSRFLLLAGYGIMLGISLTVLPRLLPLAKAESEEPSVKW; this is encoded by the coding sequence ATGAAACGCCTTCTGGCGCTTCTCGCTTTTCTGATTCTCCTGGGCTACGTTTCCGCTTTAACGCCTCAAGAGGCAATGATGGAAGCCCTTAAAACAGGTAACTACTCCCTCGTTGAGCCGTATCTCGGGGACGACATGAAGAAGCTCTTTACCGAGAAAGTGTTCAATGGCATCAGAAGTGAACTTGTGAAGGAATACGGGCCAATTAGGGGCTACAAGCTCGAGAAAACGGAGGAGAAAGGCGGATATCAAATCTACTACTACCGTGTTATAGCCGAGAAAGGCAACTACACCGTGAGCGTCACGGTAAAAGATGGGAAAGTCGAAGGCTTCCATTTCGCCCCGGGTTTTAGTCCGGGAAAAGCGGTCTATCCGCTCCTCGGAGGGCTGCTGGGTTTACTCCTAATCTGGGCGTACCTAAGGAGGTTCCATGCCGGGGAGCTTATCCTCGGAGCGTTCCTGATAATTCCCGTACTCGTGGTTCAACCCCCGATACAGATGATTCCGGGCTACCTTGGTATAACCAATCCCGTCGTTCTCTCCCTCTGGGGCGGTTTAATAGCGGGCCTCGTCCAGGAACCGCTGAAGTACTACTTCTCCAGGGACAAAACCCTCGGAAAAGCGGCGTACGTAGGCGTTGGCTTTGGACTCGGCGAGGCCATTTACGTGGCAATTATCTCGGCCATCGCTGGAGGTTCCCTTCTGGGTCTTGTAGAGAGAACCCTTGCGCTACTCTTCCATACGTCCACAACGGTTCTCTTTGCGTACTCTTACAGAAACGGCTGGGGAAGAAAGGCCCTGTTAACAATGGTTCTCGTCCACTGGGTCGTTGACAGCATGGCCTCCTACTGGCACGTGGCCCAATCGAGATTCCTCCTCTTGGCAGGCTATGGGATTATGCTTGGAATCTCATTGACAGTCCTTCCAAGACTCCTCCCCCTGGCAAAGGCCGAGAGCGAAGAGCCTTCAGTGAAGTGGTGA
- a CDS encoding heavy metal-binding domain-containing protein: MIVVTTEKIPGYRIVEVKGLARGGVVMATHLGRDILAGLRNLVGGEVKEYTEMMAEAREIALQRMIENAKEMGANAVIGMRFMTSNVGQRMAEVYAFGTAVIVEPE; encoded by the coding sequence ATGATTGTCGTTACCACGGAGAAAATTCCCGGCTATCGGATTGTTGAGGTCAAGGGGCTCGCCCGGGGAGGGGTCGTTATGGCAACTCATCTCGGCCGGGACATTCTTGCCGGTTTAAGAAACCTCGTTGGCGGGGAAGTTAAGGAGTACACCGAGATGATGGCAGAGGCAAGGGAGATAGCACTCCAGAGGATGATTGAGAACGCCAAGGAAATGGGTGCAAACGCTGTAATAGGGATGCGCTTTATGACATCCAACGTCGGCCAGAGAATGGCGGAAGTTTACGCCTTTGGAACCGCCGTTATAGTTGAACCGGAGTGA
- a CDS encoding YiiX/YebB-like N1pC/P60 family cysteine hydrolase yields MKKVAPILGMLLLLVTLSPVSASSSLSQDYSHPYPTGIIPGDIVIGHNPISDLIIPGYWTHTGIIAYYDSSAQDWVVVEAWDNPSEVRTVYLSDFLKRYDTVAVLRVDTTNEVREAAVRFALQQLGKPYDWGWWTKEVYGDSYYCSELVWASYMAAGGPDIDAHPGFYWEYLWGVAPQEIYDDDDTYVVYYDSS; encoded by the coding sequence ATGAAGAAAGTTGCACCGATATTGGGAATGTTGCTGTTGCTTGTAACATTGAGCCCCGTTTCAGCGTCTTCAAGTCTGTCCCAGGACTATTCCCACCCATATCCCACGGGTATTATCCCAGGAGATATAGTAATTGGCCACAACCCTATATCAGATCTTATAATTCCAGGATACTGGACTCACACTGGTATAATAGCGTACTATGACTCCTCTGCCCAGGACTGGGTGGTTGTCGAAGCATGGGATAACCCAAGTGAAGTCAGGACCGTTTATCTATCGGACTTCCTAAAGAGGTATGACACGGTGGCGGTTCTCAGGGTTGATACAACAAACGAAGTGAGGGAGGCAGCGGTCAGATTTGCCCTTCAACAGCTTGGTAAACCCTATGACTGGGGATGGTGGACAAAAGAGGTCTATGGAGACAGCTATTACTGTTCCGAACTCGTGTGGGCATCATACATGGCGGCGGGAGGCCCTGATATCGACGCACATCCGGGCTTCTACTGGGAATACCTCTGGGGAGTTGCCCCACAGGAAATCTACGACGATGATGACACCTACGTAGTCTACTACGACTCTTCTTGA
- the dph2 gene encoding diphthamide biosynthesis enzyme Dph2: MYEIPLDEILAELRRLNANRVLIQSPEGLRREAEELASFLENKGIEAILHGEVNYGACDPADLEAKRLGCDALIHLGHSYMTLHLEVPTIFVPAFSEVDVIPSLKKNLGEIRKLGEKIALVTTAQHIHKLGEAREFLEKQGFEVVIGKGDSRVSWPGQVLGCNFSSARVDAEGILFIGSGYFHPLGVALATKKPTLAVNPYSGDAIWMTEEAERLIRKRWAQIAKAMDAKSFGVIVSTKKGQLRLAEAKRILNLLREHGKKAKLIAMDHISYPKLEGFPFDAYVVVACPRVPMDDYENWMKPVLTPREVELLLGLGEDYEFDEILGTERRTDEPLGIAVHGVEK, encoded by the coding sequence ATGTACGAGATTCCCCTCGATGAGATACTCGCCGAACTGCGGAGGCTCAACGCTAACCGTGTCCTCATACAGTCCCCAGAGGGTCTCAGAAGGGAAGCTGAAGAGTTGGCCAGTTTCCTTGAAAATAAAGGAATTGAGGCCATCCTACACGGAGAAGTTAACTACGGCGCCTGCGACCCAGCGGATTTGGAAGCAAAACGGCTTGGTTGCGATGCTTTAATCCATCTCGGGCACAGTTATATGACGCTTCATCTCGAAGTGCCAACAATTTTCGTTCCGGCCTTTTCCGAAGTGGACGTTATTCCGTCCCTGAAGAAAAACCTCGGGGAAATAAGAAAACTTGGGGAGAAAATAGCCCTCGTAACGACTGCCCAGCACATCCACAAACTTGGCGAAGCGAGAGAGTTTTTGGAAAAGCAGGGCTTCGAGGTCGTAATCGGTAAGGGGGACTCCCGCGTTTCCTGGCCGGGACAGGTTCTCGGGTGTAACTTTTCAAGTGCAAGAGTAGATGCTGAGGGGATTCTTTTCATAGGTTCAGGCTACTTCCACCCCTTAGGGGTTGCCCTTGCTACAAAAAAACCAACTCTGGCAGTAAACCCTTACTCTGGCGACGCAATTTGGATGACCGAGGAGGCAGAGAGACTAATCAGAAAGCGCTGGGCTCAGATAGCAAAGGCTATGGACGCGAAGAGCTTTGGGGTTATAGTAAGCACGAAGAAGGGGCAACTCCGCCTTGCTGAGGCCAAACGCATACTCAACCTCCTCAGGGAGCACGGGAAAAAAGCAAAGCTTATAGCAATGGACCACATAAGCTATCCAAAGCTCGAAGGTTTTCCCTTCGATGCCTACGTCGTCGTTGCCTGTCCGAGGGTTCCGATGGACGACTACGAGAACTGGATGAAGCCCGTGCTAACTCCAAGGGAAGTGGAGCTACTTCTGGGGCTGGGGGAGGACTACGAGTTCGATGAGATACTCGGGACCGAGCGGAGAACTGATGAGCCCCTTGGCATAGCCGTTCACGGTGTAGAGAAATGA
- a CDS encoding METTL5 family protein, producing MKKKHLAMTLSRLEGFRNPKPELEQYRTPGDVAAELLWLAHSAGHIAGRTVADLGAGTGVLSIGAKLLGARKVYAVESDKEALEVARKNAEALGLEVEFINANVSEFNESVDTVVMNPPFGSQRRHADRPFLMKAFEVADVVYSIHLAKPEVRNFIERFSDEFGFKASLLKTLPFEIPAQFHFHKKKLKRILVDIYFFEKYLR from the coding sequence ATGAAGAAAAAGCACCTTGCTATGACCCTTTCAAGGCTTGAGGGCTTTAGGAATCCAAAACCCGAGCTGGAGCAGTATCGAACCCCAGGGGATGTAGCGGCTGAACTCCTGTGGCTTGCTCATTCCGCGGGGCATATAGCCGGCAGGACTGTTGCTGACCTGGGTGCCGGAACAGGGGTTCTCTCAATCGGGGCAAAGCTCCTTGGTGCTAGGAAGGTCTACGCGGTTGAGAGTGACAAAGAGGCCCTTGAAGTCGCCAGAAAAAACGCGGAAGCCCTTGGACTTGAGGTCGAGTTCATAAACGCCAACGTCTCTGAGTTCAATGAAAGTGTTGACACCGTTGTTATGAACCCACCCTTCGGGAGCCAGAGGAGACACGCTGACAGGCCCTTCCTTATGAAGGCCTTTGAAGTTGCAGATGTTGTTTACTCAATACATCTGGCAAAGCCTGAGGTTAGAAATTTTATTGAACGATTCTCCGATGAGTTTGGATTTAAGGCTTCCCTGTTGAAAACATTACCCTTTGAAATACCGGCTCAATTCCACTTTCACAAAAAGAAACTTAAGAGAATTCTCGTTGATATATACTTCTTTGAGAAGTATCTTCGTTAA